The Deltaproteobacteria bacterium nucleotide sequence TACTGTGACCCAGAACTGATTTACCAAGTGGCCTTGAACCTGCTCGTCAACGCCGTACAAGTGCTCCCCGAGGGCGGCACGATCGCCATTGCGCCACTGCCGGCGCGCGGCGGTTATGCAGGCTTTGAAATTCGTGATGATGGGCCCGGGATGCCTGAAGACGTTCGTGCCCATGTGTTTGAGCCGTTCTTCACTCGTCGTGAAGGCGGAGCCGGGCTGGGACTCACCTTGGTGCAGCGCATTGTCCACGAGCATCGTGGTCGGGTCGCTGTTGAAAGTGCAGTGGGACAGGGCACCGTTTTTCGCATCACTCTTCCTGTCGCGGAGGTTACCACGTGAAACGCTTGTTGGTTGTTGATGACGATGCGAGGTTACGCCGGGTGTTGCAGATTCTCGCACAGAAGATCGGCCTCGCTTGTGTGGCTGTCTCGCGGGCTGAGGAAGCGTTGGCCGCATTTCGCGCCGAACGTAGCGATCTGGTGATTACTGATCTGAAGATGCCAGGGAAAGATGGGATCGAATTCCTGCGAGAGTTGCGCGCGATCGATACCGACGTTCCGGTCATCATCCTGACTGCCTACGGCACTGTGGCAACCGCGGTGGAAGCAATGAAGCTCGGTGCAGTGGACTATCTGCAGAAGCCATTCGACGTTGATGCACTTGAACTGATCGTACGCCGTGCGCTCGATCACTCTCGTACTCGCCTTGAGCATCGCTTTCTGCGTGAACAAGCAAAAGGAACACAGCGATTTGGTGAGATGATTGGGAGCGCACCAACGATGCTGCCGATCTTCGACCTGATCCAGCAGGTCGCACCGACACGGAGCACCGTGCTGATCACGGGAGAGACGGGCACCGGAAAGGAGTTAGTGGCGCGTGCCATTCACGAGCTGAGCCCGCGCAAGGACAAACTTTTCGTTCCTTTGAACTGCACAGCTATTCCCGCAGACCTCCTGGAAAGTGAACTCTTTGGTCATGTCCGTGGAGCATTCAGCGGGGCACAGAGTGATCGTGTCGGCAAGTTTCAGGCGGCTGACGAAGGGACCCTGTTTCTTGATGAAATCGGCGACATGGATGTGCAATTACAGGCGAAGCTCTTACGTGTCCTGCAAGAAGGCGTCATTGAGCCACTTGGCACCAACCGTCGTGTTACTGTCGACGTACGTATTGTTTCGTCAACCAATCGTGATCTTGAGCAGGCCATGCGCGAAGGAAAGTTTCGTGAGGACTTGTATTTTCGACTCAACGTCTTTCACGTGAAGCTCCCACCGTTACGCGAACGCACGGAAGATATTCCGGCGTTGGCTGACGCATTTCTTGCTGGATTCGCACGTGACCTCGGCAAACCGACTCTCCGACTTGCACCAGCAACAACCTCCGTCTTGCAGGGCTACGGATGGC carries:
- a CDS encoding sigma-54-dependent Fis family transcriptional regulator, yielding MKRLLVVDDDARLRRVLQILAQKIGLACVAVSRAEEALAAFRAERSDLVITDLKMPGKDGIEFLRELRAIDTDVPVIILTAYGTVATAVEAMKLGAVDYLQKPFDVDALELIVRRALDHSRTRLEHRFLREQAKGTQRFGEMIGSAPTMLPIFDLIQQVAPTRSTVLITGETGTGKELVARAIHELSPRKDKLFVPLNCTAIPADLLESELFGHVRGAFSGAQSDRVGKFQAADEGTLFLDEIGDMDVQLQAKLLRVLQEGVIEPLGTNRRVTVDVRIVSSTNRDLEQAMREGKFREDLYFRLNVFHVKLPPLRERTEDIPALADAFLAGFARDLGKPTLRLAPATTSVLQGYGWPGNVRELRNLMERAAVLCKSDSVDASLIRPFLPGEPGPARTSLHLDTALAHLERQMIVEALHTSGDNKLAAAKLLGIGERTLWTKLKKHGL